From a region of the Lactuca sativa cultivar Salinas chromosome 4, Lsat_Salinas_v11, whole genome shotgun sequence genome:
- the LOC111884586 gene encoding nudix hydrolase 11: MESNNFTRSPKLLDLSKRFRQSKSVSPLPDDPSIGQSNESERSTRPNRAAVLICLFEEGDDICVILTQRSSKLSSHSGEVSLPGGRTDEEDTDDIRTALREAEEEIGLDPALVDVVTVLEPFVTKKNVTVVPVMGILWDKQAFNPLPNVGEVESIFYAPLEMFLKDENNRRHEEREHGGDKYWLQYFYYETNNRVYVIWALTAGILIAASSLVFRRPPDFQDMPPKFWHKTTASSNVP, from the exons ATGGAATCCAACAACTTTACAAGATCACCGAAGCTACTTGACTTGTCTAAACGATTTCGTCAATCGAAGTCTGTTTCCCCTCTTCCAGATGACCCCTCAATTGGTCAATCCAACGAATCCGAAAGATCCACAAGACCCAACCGAGCTGCAGTTCTGATATGTCTATTCGAGGAAGGAGATGATATCTGTGTTATTTTAACCCAACGATCATCCAAGCTGTCGTCTCACTCTG GGGAAGTGTCGTTGCCTGGAGGTAGAACGGACGAAGAGGATACAGATGATATTCGAACCGCATTgagggaggctgaggaggaaatTGGATTGGATCCTGCCCTTGTGGATGTTGTCACTGTTCTTGAACCATTTGTAACCAAG AAGAATGTTACAGTAGTTCCAGTGATGGGTATACTATGGGATAAACAAGCATTTAATCCGCTTCCAAATGTTGGAGAAGTGGAATCCATATTCTATGCTCCTTTAGAAATGTTTCTCAAG GATGAAAACAACAGACGACATGAAGAGAGAGAACATGGGGGAGACAAATATTGGCTTCAATATTTTTATTATGAAACAAATAACAGGGTGTATGTGATATGGGCTCTAACTGCCGGAATCTTGATAGCTGCCTCCTCCCTCGTTTTCCGGCGACCACCGGATTTTCAAGACATGCCGCCTAAATTCTGGCACAAAACCACTGCAAGTTCCAATGTTCCTTGA